One genomic window of Medicago truncatula cultivar Jemalong A17 chromosome 1, MtrunA17r5.0-ANR, whole genome shotgun sequence includes the following:
- the LOC25482265 gene encoding glutamate synthase [NADH], amyloplastic isoform X1: MSNSLSLTFTALNNPQINAISNPSARLRPLARVTRCSATCVERKRWLGTKLRSGGGLERIQLWESGGLGRLPKLRVAVKSSFSAVPDKPMGLYDPAFDKDSCGVGFVAELNGQSSRKTVTDALEMLVRMTHRGACGCEANTGDGAGILVALPHGFYQEVVDFQLPPQGNYAVGMFFLPKSGSRRKESKNIFTKVAESLGHKVLGWRSVPTDNTGLGKSAQLTEPVIEQVFLTPSSDSKVDLEKQMYILRKLSMVSITSALNLQSDGITDFYICSLSSRTVIYKGQLTPAQLGEYYYADLGNERFTSYMALIHSRFSTNTFPSWDRAQPFRVLGHNGEINTLRGNVNWIKAREGLLKCKELGLSENDLKKFLPIVDANSSDSGCFDGVLEFLLHSGKSLPEAVMMMIPEAWQNDKNMDPQRKAFYEYYSALMEPWDGPALISFTDGHYLGATLDRNGLRPGRFYVTHSGRVIMASEVGVVDIPPEDVCRKGRLNPGMMLLVDFEKQIVVNDDALKEQYSLARPYGDWLEKQKIELKDIVDSVHESDIVPPTISGVPPLSNDDVDMENMGIQGLLAPLKAFGYSVESLEILLLPMAKDGVEALGSMGNDTPLAVMSNREKLTFEYFKQMFAQVTNPPIDPIREKIVTSMRCMVGPEGDLTETTEEQCHRLSLKGPLLSTKEMEAIKKMNYRGWRSKVIDITYSKERGKKGLEEALDRICTEAHNAISEGYTTLVLSDRAFSKKRVAVSSLLAVGAVHQHLVKTLERTRVALMVESAEPREVHHFCTLVGFGADAICPYLAIEAIWRLQVDGKIPPKASGDFNSKDELVKKYFKASTYGMMKVLAKMGISTLASYKGAQIFEALGLSSEVIEKCFAGTPSRVEGATFEMLAQDALDLHELAFPSRNFSPGSAEAVALPNPGDYHWRKGGEVHLNDPLAIAKLQEAARTNSVEAYKQYSKIIHELNKACNLRGLLKFKDAASKVPISEVEPASEIVKRFCTGAMSYGSISLEAHTALATAMNKIGGKSNTGEGGEQPSRMEPLADGSRNPKRSAIKQVASGRFGVSSYYLTNADELQIKMAQGAKPGEGGELPGHKVIGDIAITRNSTAGVGLISPPPHHDIYSIEDLAQLIHDLKNANPAARISVKLVSEAGVGVIASGVVKGHAEHVLISGHDGGTGASRWTGIKSAGLPWELGLAETHQTLVANDLRGRTTLQTDGQLKTGRDVAIAALLGAEEYGFSTAPLITLGCIMMRKCHKNTCPVGIATQDPVLREKFAGEPEHVINFLFMVAEEMREIMSQLGFRTVNEMVGRSDMLEVDKEVVKGNAKLENIDLSLLLRPAAELRPEAAQYCVQKQDHGLDMALDNKLISLSNAALEKGLPVYIETPICNTNRAVGTMLSHEVTKRYNLAGLPADTIHIQFTGSAGQSFGAFLCPGITLELEGDSNDYIGKGLSGGKVVVYPPKGSNFDPKDNILIGNVALYGATRGEAYFNGMAAERFCVRNSGAQAVVEGVGDHGCEYMTGGTVVVLGKTGRNFAAGMSGGIAYVLDVDGTFQSRCNLELVDLDKVEEEEDIITLRMLIQQHQRHTNSLLAKEVLVDFDNLLPKFVKVFPREYKRVLASMKSDAASKDAVESAAEDVDEQDDEAQAVEKDAFEELKKLATASLNEKPSEAPKRPSQVTDAVKHRGFVAYEREGVQYRDPNVRLNDWNEVMMETKPGPLLKTQSARCMDCGTPFCHQENSGCPLGNKIPEFNELVYQNRWQEALERLLETNNFPEFTGRVCPAPCEGSCVLGIIENPVSIKNIECAIIDKAFEEGWMIPRPPVKRTGKRVAIVGSGPSGLAAADQLNKMGHIVTVFERADRIGGLMMYGVPNMKTDKVDIVQRRVNLMAEEGINFVVNANIGLDPLYSLERLREENDAIVLAVGATKPRDLPVPGRELSGVHFAMEFLHANTKSLLDSNLQDGNYISAKGKKVVVIGGGDTGTDCIGTSIRHGCTAVVNLELLPQPPPTRAPGNPWPQWPRIFRVDYGHQEAETKFGKDPRTYEVLTKRFVGDENGVVKGLEVVRVRWEKDETGKFQFKEIEGSEEIIEADLVLLAMGFLGPEATIAEKLGVERDNRSNFKADYGRFSTSVDGVFAAGDCRRGQSLVVWAISEGRQAAAQVDSYLTKEDHGIDGNQDEFVKRQQDLNKKHSKHTVMT; this comes from the exons ATGTCGAATTCTCTTTCGTTAACGTTTACGGCGTTAAACAATCCTCAGATAAACGCTATAAGTAACCCTAGCGCGCGTTTACGTCCGTTAGCGAGGGTTACAAGATGTTCTGCCACGTGTGTGGAGAGGAAGAGGTGGTTAGGGACGAAATTGCGAAGTGGTGGTGGTTTGGAGAGGATTCAGCTTTGGGAATCCGGTGGATTAGGGAGGTTGCCGAAGCTCAGAGTGGCGGTTAAGTCGTCGTTTTCGGCTGTGCCGGATAAACCGATGGGACTTTATGATCCGGCTTTTGATAAGGATTCTTGTGGTGTTGGATTTGTTGCTGAATTGAACGGTCAAAGTAGTCGAAAAACG GTAACTGATGCGTTGGAGATGTTGGTTAGGATGACACATAGAGGTGCTTGTGGATGTGAAGCAAATACCGGTGATGGTGCTGGTATACTTGTGGCTTTGCCTCATGGCTTCTACCAAGAg GTTGTGGATTTTCAGCTTCCTCCTCAAGGAAACTATGCAGTTGGCATGTTTTTCTTACCTAAATCCGGTAGTCGGAGAAAGGaaagcaaaaatatatttactaaG GTTGCCGAGTCTCTTGGTCACAAGGTTCTTGGTTGGCGTTCTGTGCCCACCGATAACACAGGGTTGGGCAAATCAGCCCAGCTGACTGAACCAGTGATTGAACAAGTGTTTCTTACACCAAGTTCTGACTCAAAAGTTGATTTGGAGAAACAG ATGTACATATTAAGGAAGCTCAGCATGGTTTCTATTACATCTGCGTTAAACCTCCAAAGCGACGGAATTACAGATTTCTATATCTGTTCACTTTCATCTAG GACTGTTATTTACAAAGGTCAGCTAACACCAGCTCAGTTGGGGGAATATTATTATGCAGATCTTGGCAATGAAAGGTTTACGAGCTACATGGCCCTG ATACATTCCCGATTCTCTACAAATACTTTCCCTAGTTGGGATCGTGCCCAACCTTTTCGTGTATTGGGCCACAACGGGGAAATCAACACACTCAGAGGCAATGTTAACTG GATAAAAGCACGTGAGGGCCTACTGAAATGCAAGGAACTTGGCTTATCAGAGAATGATTTAAAGAAGTTTTTACCGATTGTGGATGCAAATTCATCAGATTCAG GATGTTTTGATGGTGTCCTCGAGTTTTTGCTTCATTCTGGAAAAAGTCTTCCGGAAGCtgttatgatgatgattcctgAAGCGTGGCAGAACGACAAGAACATGGACCCTCAGCGTAAAGCATTTTATGAATACTATTCAGCTCTGATGGAGCCATGGGATGGGCCAGCTCTTATCTCAT TTACCGATGGTCACTATCTTGGAGCTACATTAGATAGGAATGGACTACGACCTGGCCGCTTCTATGTCACCCACAGTGGACGGGTTATAATGGCAAGTGAAGTCGGCGTTGTAGATATTCCTCCAGAAGATGTGTGCAGGAAAGGAAGACTAAATCCAGGCATGATGCTTCTGGTGGATTTTGAGAAGCAAATAGTTGTGAACGATGATGCCTTAAAAGAGCAATACTCATTGGCAAGACCCTATGGAGATTGGCTTGAAAAGCAGAAGATCGAACTGAAGGACATAGTTGACTCTGTTCATGAATCTGATATTGTGCCACCAACCATATCAGGAGTGCCTCCA CTGTCTAATGATGATGTGGATATGGAAAATATGGGAATTCAAGGTTTGCTGGCTCCATTGAAAGCTTTTGG GTATTCTGTAGAATCATTGGAAATACTATTACTTCCCATGGCAAAGGATGGTGTCGAAGCACTTGGTTCAATGGGAAATGATACTCCATTAGCTGTCATGTCTAATAGAGAAAAACTCACTTTTGAGTATTTCAAACAAATGTTTGCTCAAGTGACAAATCCTCCTATCGATCCTATTCGAGAGAAAATAGTCACTTCGATGCGTTGTATGGTTGGTCCAGAAGGTGATCTGACAGAAACCACTGAGGAACAATGCCACCGCCTTTCACTAAAAGGTCCCCTTTTATCCACTAAGGAAATGGAAGCCatcaaaaaaatgaattataggGGATGGAGGAGCAAAGTTATAGACATTACTTACTCAAAGGAACGTGGTAAGAAAGGGTTGGAGGAAGCCTTAGACAGGATATGCACAGAAGCACACAATGCAATTAGTGAAGGCTACACCACCCTTGTTCTTTCTGATAGAG CCTTCTCAAAGAAACGTGTTGCTGTGAGCTCTCTTTTGGCTGTTGGTGCAGTCCACCAACATCTAGTTAAAACACTTGAGCGCACAAGAGTTGCCCTAATGGTTGAATCAGCTGAGCCACGCGAAGTGCACCATTTCTGCACACTTGTTGGTTTTGGCGCTGATGCTATATGCCCATATTTGGCTATAGAGGCAATTTGGCGACTGCAGGTTGACGGAAAGATCCCACCAAAAGCAAGTGGTGATTTCAACTCAAAGGATGAGTTGGTCAAGAAGTATTTCAAAGCAAGCACCTATGGGATGATGAAGGTTCTTGCCAAGATGGGAATATCAACTTTGGCCTCATATAAAGGTGCTCAGATATTTGAAGCTCTGGGTCTTTCTTCAGAAGTGATCGAAAAGTGCTTTGCTGGAACTCCAAGTCGAGTTGAGGGTGCAACGTTTGAGATGCTTGCTCAAGATGCACTTGATCTGCATGAGTTGGCTTTTCCTTCTCGGAATTTCTCTCCTGGAAGTGCAGAAGCAGTAGCATTGCCAAACCCTGGAGATTATCATTGGAGAAAAGGTGGCGAAGTTCATCTGAATGATCCACTTGCTATTGCAAAGCTTCAAGAGGCTGCCAGAACTAACAGTGTAGAAGCATATAAACAGTATTCCAAGATCATTCATGAATTGAATAAGGCTTGCAATTTGCGAGGGCTCCTGAAGTTTAAAGATGCAGCAAGTAAGGTTCCTATTAGTGAAGTTGAACCTGCTAGTGAAATTGTTAAACGGTTTTGCACTGGGGCTATGAGTTATGGGTCAATATCATTGGAGGCCCACACAGCATTAGCAACGGCAATGAACAAAATTGGAGGGAAATCCAACACAG GTGAGGGAGGTGAGCAACCATCTCGTATGGAGCCTCTTGCTGATGGCTCAAGGAATCCCAAAAGGAGTGCCATTAAGCAGGTTGCTAGTGGGAGATTTGGTGTTTCAAGTTACTACCTCACAAATGCTGATGAACTTCAGATAAAGATGGCCCAG GGAGCAAAACCTGGTGAAGGAGGTGAACTTCCTGGCCACAAGGTTATAGGAGACATTGCTATTACTAGGAATTCAACAGCCGGAGTAGGGCTCATCAGTCCACCTCCCCATCACGATATTTATTCAATTGAAGATCTTGCTCAATTGATTCACGATCTTAAG AATGCCAACCCAGCTGCTCGAATTAGTGTGAAACTAGTATCTGAAGCAGGAGTTGGGGTAATTGCTAGTGGAGTTGTTAAAGGTCATGCTGAGCATGTCTTGATCTCAGGTCATGATGGAGGTACAGGAGCATCCAGATGGACTGGCATAAAAAGTGCCGGACTGCCTTGGGAACTTGGTCTGGCTGAAACCCACCAAACATTAGTTGCTAATGACCTACGTGGTCGTACAACTCTGCAAACTGACGGGCAACTAAAAACCGGAAGAGATGTGGCCATAGCCGCCCTTCTTGGTGCAGAAGAGTATGGTTTCAGTACTGCTCCACTCATTACTCTTGGCTGCATCATGATGCGGAAGTGCCACAAGAACACCTGTCCTGTTGGAATTGCGACTCAAGATCCAGTACTTAGAGAGAAATTTGCTGGAGAACCCGAGCATGTTATTAACTTCCTTTTTATGGTGGCTGAAGAGATGAGAGAAATTATGTCCCAACTTGGGTTTAGAACAGTCAATGAAATGGTTGGCCGTTCAGATATGCTCGAAGTTGATAAAGAAGTTGTTAAGGGAAATGCAAAACTAGAGAATATTgatctctctctattgcttagACCTGCAGCTGAACTGCGGCCAGAAGCTGCCCAATACTGTGTTCAAAAGCAAGATCATGGCTTGGACATGGCTTTGGATAATAAGCTCATAAGTCTGTCCAATGCTGCTTTGGAAAAGGGTCTTCCAGTATACATTGAAACACCAATCTGCAATACTAACCGTGCTGTGGGAACTATGCTTAGCCACGAGGTTACTAAGAGGTACAATTTAGCTGGTCTTCCAGCCGACACCATCCATATCCAATTTACTGGTAGTGCAGGCCAAAGCTTTGGTGCATTCCTATGTCCTGGAATCACATTGGAACTTGAAGGTGATAGCAATGACTACATTGGTAAAGGATTATCAGGTGGCAAAGTTGTAGTATATCCTCCAAAAGGAAGCAATTTTGACCCCAAAGACAACATCTTAATTGGCAATGTGGCACTGTATGGGGCAACACGTGGTGAGGCATATTTCAATGGGATGGCAGCAGAAAGATTTTGTGTGCGTAATTCTGGGGCTCAGGCTGTAGTCGAAGGTGTTGGTGATCATGGATGCGAGTACATGACTGGTGGGACAGTTGTCGTTCTTGGGAAAACTGGTAGAAATTTTGCTGCAGGTATGAGTGGTGGAATTGCTTATGTTCTTGATGTGGATGGAACATTCCAGTCTCGGTGCAACCTGGAGCTTGTAGATCTGGATAAGGTTGAAGAGGAAGAGGACATTATTACTCTTAGGATGTTGATACAGCAACATCAACGTCACACAAACAGTTTGCTTGCCAAGGAAGTGCTTGTTGATTTTGATAATCTTCTTCCTAAATTTGTCAAGGTGTTCCCTCGGGAGTATAAACGTGTTCTTGCAAGTATGAAGTCTGATGCAGCCTCTAAAGATGCAGTGGAGAGTGCTGCGGAAGATGTAGATGAACAAGATGATGAAGCCCAAGCAGTGGAGAAAGATGCTTTTGAAGAACTCAAGAAGCTGGCAACTGCGTCTTTGAATGAGAAACCAAGTGAG GCTCCCAAGAGGCCAAGTCAGGTCACTGATGCTGTTAAACATAGAGGTTTTGTTGCTTATGAGCGTGAGGGTGTTCAGTACAGGGATCCTAATGTTCGCCTGAATGATTGGAATGAGGTGATGATGGAGACAAAGCCGGGTCCACTTTTGAAAACACAGTCTGCCCGTTGCATGGACTGTGGTACTCCATTTTGTCATCAG GAAAATTCTGGATGTCCTCTTGGGAACAAAATACCGGAATTTAATGAGCTAGTGTATCAAAATAGGTGGCAAGAAGCATTAGAGAGGCTTCTTGAAACAAACAACTTTCCCGAGTTCACTGGGCGGGTTTGCCCTGCACCTTGTGAAGGTTCTTGTGTCCTCGGTATTATTGAGAATCCAGtttctattaaaaatattgaatgtgCTATCATTGACAAGGCTTTTGAGGAGGGTTGGATGATTCCACGACCTCCTGTCAAGAGAACTGG AAAACGAGTAGCCATTGTTGGAAGTGGACCATCAGGCTTGGCAGCTGCAGATCAGCTAAATAAAATGGGTCATATAGTAACAGTGTTTGAAAGAGCTGATCGCATTGGTGGCCTTATGATGTATGGAGTTCCAAACATGAAAACTGACAAAGTGGATATAGTTCAAAGGCGAGTCAATCTCATGGCTGAGGAAGGAATAAATTTTGTGGTGAATGCAAACATTGGGCTTGATCCTTTATACTCTCTTGAACGACTTCGAGAGGAAAACGATGCCATTGTCTTGGCTGTTGGAGCTACAAAGCCAAG GGATCTTCCTGTGCCTGGAAGGGAGCTATCAGGAGTTCATTTTGCCATGGAGTTTCTTCATGCAAACACTAAAAGTTTGCTTGATAGCAATTTACAGGATGGTAACTACATCTCTGCCAAGGGTAAGAAGGTTGTGGTCATTGGCGGGGGTGACACTGGCACAGATTGCATTGGAACATCCATTCGTCATGGTTGTACTGCTGTTGTCAATCTAGAACTTCTCCCTCAGCCACCACCAACTAGGGCCCCAGGCAACCCATGGCCTCAG TGGCCTCGCATATTCCGTGTTGATTATGGTCACCAAGAAGCTGAAACTAAATTTGGAAAAGATCCTAGAACATATGAGGTACTCACTAAGAGGTTTGTGGGAGATGAAAATGGAGTTGTTAAAGGACTTGAAGTGGTACGTGTTCGCTGGGAGAAAGATGAAACTGGCAAGTTTCAATTTAAAGAAATTGAGGGCAGTGAGGAGATTATTGAGGCTGACCTAGTTTTACTAGCCATGGGATTCCTTGGCCCCGAGGCG ACTATAGCAGAAAAGTTGGGTGTGGAACGAGACAACAGGTCAAACTTCAAGGCTGATTATGGCCGCTTCTCAACCAGTGTTGATGGGGTATTTGCAGCAGGTGACTGTCGGCGTGGTCAGTCGCTTGTGGTATGGGCTATTTCAGAGGGAAGGCAAGCTGCCGCACAAGTTGACAGCTACCTCACCAAAGAAGACCACGGTATTGATGGGAATCAGGATGAATTTGTCAAGAGGCAACAAGACCTCAACAAGAAGCACAGCAAACACACAGTGATGACTTAG